One window of Mastacembelus armatus chromosome 20, fMasArm1.2, whole genome shotgun sequence genomic DNA carries:
- the pxdc1b gene encoding PX domain-containing protein 1 isoform X1, whose protein sequence is MASAVFEGTSLVNMFVRDCWVNGIRRLIISQRGEEEEFFEIRTEWSDRNILYLHRSYSDLGRLFKRLVESFPEDRRDLSKSPLIEVNMFYNHLIAAGLVKIKEANDIEEKLNEVERLLKNAINMPCKYSRSEVMLTFFERSPLDQVLRNDKVHRIQPCMSPIKISEIMRSNGFCLANTETIVYDHSIPEEKERPSSTDSVEHTYEDGTEFLPMEADVCDEETEAYVTNLSYYHLVPFETDILE, encoded by the exons ATGGCATCGGCTGTGTTTGAAGGGACGTCTCTGGTTAACATGTTCGTCCGGGACTGCTGGGTCAACGGGATCCGCAGACTCATCATTAGTCAGCGGGGGGAGGAAGAAGAGTTTTTCGAGATCAGGACTGAGTGGTCTGACAGGAACATTTTATACTTGCATCGGAGTTATTCCGATCTGGGCCGGTTGTTTAAAAGACTGGTGGAGTCCTTTCCTGAGGACAGAAGAGACCTCTCCAAGTCGCCACTGATAGAAG TTAACATGTTTTACAACCATCTGATAGCAGCAG gaCTGGTCAAAATCAAAGAGGCAAACGACATTGAGGAGAAGTTGAACGAGGTGGAAAGACTACTGAAGAATGCTATCAACATGCCGTGCAAA TACTCCAGGTCAGAGGTGATGTTGACATTCTTTGAGCGGTCACCGCTGGACCAGGTGCTGAGGAATGACAAAGTCCACAGAATCCAGCCATGCATGAGTCCCATTAAGATATCAG AAATCATGCGGTCAAACGGATTCTGTCTGGCCAATACAGAAACCATCGTATATGATCACAGTATCccagaggaaaaagagagaccTTCATCCACTGACTCTGTAGAACATAC ATATGAGGATGGAACAGAGTTTTTGCCAATGGAGGCAGATGTGTGTGATGAGGAAACAGAAGCCTATGTCACCAACCTTTCCTACTACCACTTGGTCCCATTTGAAACTGACATCCTGGAATGA
- the pxdc1b gene encoding PX domain-containing protein 1 isoform X2 → MASAVFEGTSLVNMFVRDCWVNGIRRLIISQRGEEEEFFEIRTEWSDRNILYLHRSYSDLGRLFKRLVESFPEDRRDLSKSPLIEGLVKIKEANDIEEKLNEVERLLKNAINMPCKYSRSEVMLTFFERSPLDQVLRNDKVHRIQPCMSPIKISEIMRSNGFCLANTETIVYDHSIPEEKERPSSTDSVEHTYEDGTEFLPMEADVCDEETEAYVTNLSYYHLVPFETDILE, encoded by the exons ATGGCATCGGCTGTGTTTGAAGGGACGTCTCTGGTTAACATGTTCGTCCGGGACTGCTGGGTCAACGGGATCCGCAGACTCATCATTAGTCAGCGGGGGGAGGAAGAAGAGTTTTTCGAGATCAGGACTGAGTGGTCTGACAGGAACATTTTATACTTGCATCGGAGTTATTCCGATCTGGGCCGGTTGTTTAAAAGACTGGTGGAGTCCTTTCCTGAGGACAGAAGAGACCTCTCCAAGTCGCCACTGATAGAAG gaCTGGTCAAAATCAAAGAGGCAAACGACATTGAGGAGAAGTTGAACGAGGTGGAAAGACTACTGAAGAATGCTATCAACATGCCGTGCAAA TACTCCAGGTCAGAGGTGATGTTGACATTCTTTGAGCGGTCACCGCTGGACCAGGTGCTGAGGAATGACAAAGTCCACAGAATCCAGCCATGCATGAGTCCCATTAAGATATCAG AAATCATGCGGTCAAACGGATTCTGTCTGGCCAATACAGAAACCATCGTATATGATCACAGTATCccagaggaaaaagagagaccTTCATCCACTGACTCTGTAGAACATAC ATATGAGGATGGAACAGAGTTTTTGCCAATGGAGGCAGATGTGTGTGATGAGGAAACAGAAGCCTATGTCACCAACCTTTCCTACTACCACTTGGTCCCATTTGAAACTGACATCCTGGAATGA